In Flavobacterium sp. 83, the genomic window GCAAGTAGTAAAGAGTATTTCAGAAGTTTTAAAAGAGATAAAAAAGGAGTTAGTAAGTCAAGAAATTTTTCTAGATTCTATTGCTCCAGTTTCGGCTCCTTCCCCTTCGGAGAGGGTTGGGGAGGGGAATGCTTACGTCCAATATTTCCTAGACATTGTTCTGGAGCGAGATATTCGGAACCAAGCAGGAATTTCAGATTTCTTGAATTTCTGGGATAAAAATGCGGAGAAATTCAGTATTCCATCTCCGGAAGGGACAAATGCGGTTCGAATTATGACCATTCACAAATCGAAAGGACTGGAGTTTCCAGTTGTAATTTTTCCTTTTGCGGAGGAAGATTACAATAGAAAACCAAAAGATAAATTATGGATTAATGCTGAGGAACAGGATTTTGGTTTGCCAAAAGTATTGATTGACAATAGTAGCGCAGTAGAAGGATTTGGAGAGGAAGCTGCTGAAGTTTATAACCAAAAGAAACAGGAAGAATTGTTGGATAATATTAATGTTTTATACGTTGCTTTAACCCGAGCTGAGGAACAATTGTATGTGATTTCGAATATGAATTTATCCAACAAAGGGGAGATTCCAAAGAATAATATGTGTAGCTTTTTTATTAATTATATAGGTAGTAAATGCGAATTTGATGAAAATAAAATGGAATATGAATTTGGTAATTTGATTAGATTGTCTGTAGGGAAAGAGCATGTCGATACTTCAAAAACGATTCCTTTAGTTTCAGAAATTCTAAATCCCCAAAATATAAAAATCGCACAACGCGAAGCTTTAATGTGGGGAACGCATCAGCAGGAAGCTATTGAATATGGAAATGTAATTCATGAAATTTTATCTTTTGTAAAAACCAAGAATGATGTTGATTTGGCAATTATAAAATCTATTGAAAACGGATTAATCACTTTTGCTCAAAAAGAAACAGTGTACAATACGATTCAAGAAATTGTTGGCCATTTGGAACTTTCCACTTATTTTGCCGAAGAAAATGAAATTTTGAATGAACAAACAATCATTCAAAAAGAAGGAAAAACAGTTAAACCAGACCGAATAGTTTTAACAAAAAACAAAGAAGTATTGTTGCTGGATTATAAAACAGGAACACATAATGTTAAATACCAACAACAATTAGCGAATTATCAACATGCTATTGAGAAAATGGGATACAAAGTAGTTAAAAAGGCATTAATATACATAGGGAAAGAAATCGATGTAGTAAATTTGTAAGCTTATAGAAAAAGGAATAAACAACGCTTTAACAAACGCATAAAATGTACGGAAAAATCAAAGAATACTTACAGGCAGAATTGCAAACTATAGAAGATAATGGAATCTTCAAATCGGAGCGAATAATTACTTCGCCTCAAGGTGCAGAAATCATTATTTCGACAGGAGAAACTGTTCTGAATTTTTGTGCCAATAATTATTTGGGATTAGCATCGCACCCTGAAGTAATACAGGCTGCAAAAGACACATTAGATTCTCATGGTTTTGGAATGTCGTCCGTCCGTTTTATTTGTGGGACCCAAGATATTCACAAAACATTGGAAAAAAAGATTTCTGAATTTTATGGTACAGAAGATACTATTCTTTATGCAGCAGCTTTTGATGCGAATGGAGGAGTTTTCGAACCTTTATTAGGTGAAAACGACGCAATAATCTCAGATAGTTTGAATCACGCTTCTATTATAGATGGTGTTCGTTTATGTAAAGCAGCCCGTTACCGTTATGAAAATAGTAACATGGAAGATTTAGAACAACAGCTGATTAAAGCTACTGAGGCTGGAACTCGTTTTAAATTAATTGTTACGGACGGTGTTTTCTCTATGGACGGAGTAATAGCGCCATTGGATAAAATTTGTGATTTAGCTGATAAATATGATGCAATGGTAATGGTTGATGAGTGTCATGCTGCCGGATTTATTGGTGCAACAGGAAAGGGTACGCTGGAAGTAAAAGGCGTAATGGGAAGAGTAGATATTATAACAGGGACATTAGGGAAAGCGCTTGGTGGAGCAATGGGAGGATATACGACTGCCAAAAAAGAAGTTATAGAAATATTGCGTCAACGTTCAAGACCTTACTTGTTTTCTAATTCTTTGGCACCAGCAATTGTTGGGGCTTCTATAAAGGTTTTTGAAATATTAGAAAGAGATACTGTTTTAAGAGATAAATTGGAATGGAATACCAGCTATTTCAAAAAAGGAATGAAAAAAGCCGGTTTTGATATCATTGATGGTGATTCTGCAATTGTTCCAGTGATGTTATATGATGCTAAATTATCTCAGAATATGGCTAATGAATTGTTGAAAAGAGGAATTTATGTTATAGGTTTCTTTTTTCCGGTGGTTCCTAAGGATAAGGCCAGAATTAGAGTACAACTATCTGCAGCGCACACAACAGCCCACTTGGATAAGGCAATTAGCGCTTTTGTTGAAGTAGGACGTATGTTGGGAGTTGTATAATTCTTGTTGAAAGTTATATAATTTCCACTTTACCGCTATTATTATTGTTTTTTTTAACATTCCATTTTGTAGTTAAAAATTTACGGGTTACTTTTGTTTAATAATTAACTAAATTGTAATTAAAAAAATTAAGTATGAAACATCTTAACAAACTTTTAGTTGCTGTAATGATGGTGTTGGGTTTAAGTTCTCACGCACAAGACAGTAACAATCCATGGGCAATCTCTTTTGGAGTTAATGCCGTTGACACTAAAGCTAGCGCCATGGGAGGACATGGATGGTTAGACCGTCACTTTTCTCAGCCATTTGCTGCTAAAAATGACTGGAATGTTCTTCCTTCTGTATCTTATTTAAGTGTATCTAGATTCATAGGAGATAATTTCTCGTTTGGACTTTCTGGATCAGTAAATAAAATTACAAAAGCAGTTTATTTTCGTCCAACTGCTGCAGGTCATGATTCTCGTGGTTATATCGTAACTAATCCTGGGGATTTAATGTATTATGGTATCGATGGTACTATCAGATACAGTTTTATGAACTTGATTAAATCTAAAGTAATTGATCCGTCTCTTGCTGTAGGTGGGGGGTATACTTTCTTAGGAAAAGATAGCTTTGGAACTGTTAATCCAGGAGCTGGATTAAATATCTGGTTTACTGAAAATATCGGACTTTCTTTTACTACAACTTACAAAAAATCTTTTGGAGATAGAGAAGACAACAACGGTGTTATTGATTCTCCTTCTCATTGGCAGCACACTGCAGGTCTTATCTTCAAATTTGGTGGTAAAGATACAGATGGTGATGGAATATATGATAAAGATGATGCTTGTCCAGAAGTTGCTGGTTTGAAACAATTCAACGGATGTCCTGATACTGATGGAGATGGAATTCAAGATAGTGCTGATGCTTGTCCAGAAGTTGCTGGTTTAGCTGCATTAAACGGATGTCCTGATACAGATGGAGATGGAATTGCTGATAAAGATGATGCTTGTCCAGAAGTTGCTGGTTTAGCTGCTTTAAAAGGTTGTCCAGATGCTGACGGAGATGGAGTTGCTGATAAAGATGACAAATGTCCAACTGTTGCTGGTCCTAAAGAAAATGCAGGTTGCCCTTGGCCAGATACTGATGGTGATTCAGTTTTAGATAAAGATGATGCTTGTCCTGCTGTTGCTGGTCCAGCTAGTAACAAAGGATGTCCTGAAGTAACTACTGAAGCTTTAGATAATCTTAAAATTCAAGCTAGAGCAGTTTACTTTAATTCAGGTAAAGCTACTTTTAAAACGGCTGACGTTCCTGTAAGATTAGATGCTATGGCAAATATTCTTAAAAATTATCCTAATGCTAAATTCCGTATCGAAGGACATACAGATAGCGATGGTTCAGATGAATACAACCAAAAACTTTCTGATGCTAGAGCAAGTGTTGTTAAAAATGCTTTAATCGAAAGAGGTATTAATGCTGATAATTTAAGTGCTGTAGGTTATGGTGAAACTGCACCAGTTGCAACAAACAAAACAGCTAAAGGTAAAGCTCAAAATAGAAGAACTGAAGTGTTGTTACAAAAATAATTTACTTCAAAATTTTTTAGAA contains:
- the kbl gene encoding glycine C-acetyltransferase translates to MYGKIKEYLQAELQTIEDNGIFKSERIITSPQGAEIIISTGETVLNFCANNYLGLASHPEVIQAAKDTLDSHGFGMSSVRFICGTQDIHKTLEKKISEFYGTEDTILYAAAFDANGGVFEPLLGENDAIISDSLNHASIIDGVRLCKAARYRYENSNMEDLEQQLIKATEAGTRFKLIVTDGVFSMDGVIAPLDKICDLADKYDAMVMVDECHAAGFIGATGKGTLEVKGVMGRVDIITGTLGKALGGAMGGYTTAKKEVIEILRQRSRPYLFSNSLAPAIVGASIKVFEILERDTVLRDKLEWNTSYFKKGMKKAGFDIIDGDSAIVPVMLYDAKLSQNMANELLKRGIYVIGFFFPVVPKDKARIRVQLSAAHTTAHLDKAISAFVEVGRMLGVV
- a CDS encoding OmpA family protein, translated to MKHLNKLLVAVMMVLGLSSHAQDSNNPWAISFGVNAVDTKASAMGGHGWLDRHFSQPFAAKNDWNVLPSVSYLSVSRFIGDNFSFGLSGSVNKITKAVYFRPTAAGHDSRGYIVTNPGDLMYYGIDGTIRYSFMNLIKSKVIDPSLAVGGGYTFLGKDSFGTVNPGAGLNIWFTENIGLSFTTTYKKSFGDREDNNGVIDSPSHWQHTAGLIFKFGGKDTDGDGIYDKDDACPEVAGLKQFNGCPDTDGDGIQDSADACPEVAGLAALNGCPDTDGDGIADKDDACPEVAGLAALKGCPDADGDGVADKDDKCPTVAGPKENAGCPWPDTDGDSVLDKDDACPAVAGPASNKGCPEVTTEALDNLKIQARAVYFNSGKATFKTADVPVRLDAMANILKNYPNAKFRIEGHTDSDGSDEYNQKLSDARASVVKNALIERGINADNLSAVGYGETAPVATNKTAKGKAQNRRTEVLLQK